In Chitinophaga nivalis, a single genomic region encodes these proteins:
- a CDS encoding c-type cytochrome, which yields MMALLQTSTPVPRDIPLALPLPEWALVVLLVLSFLLHLIFVNLMLGGSILTLWAQIKGLKNREYDILAHEIAKTITVNKSLAVVLGVAPLLSINTLYTVYFYSANALTGLMWISIIPLVTLAFLLTYLHKYTWHQLENNKPLHITFIAAAVLVFLFIPLIFLVNINLMLFPEKWGTIKGFVSALLLPNVFPRYLHFICASLAVTGLFLFWYTRRKRYPFETYFTQLTRYDVQKKAYSLTLAASLLQLMIGPIVLITLPAKGVKWNLIVVIAAGAAIALPAMWRMWKAITGPPEDIQRHFGKVVIAMTLTVLFMGSGRHIYRANALATHRQLVAEKTTAFEAMSATARSHAREEQAAAAPPAATDPVAKGTAIFKMNCSACHHPQQKLIGPPVKEMAGIYANDREGLKKWIKAPGKKRAGYPQMPGFPQLSAAELDELSQYILSVK from the coding sequence ATGATGGCTTTATTACAAACAAGTACCCCTGTTCCGAGAGATATTCCGCTGGCACTTCCGTTACCGGAGTGGGCATTGGTGGTGCTGCTGGTGCTTTCTTTTTTGCTGCACCTTATTTTTGTGAACCTGATGCTGGGTGGTTCTATCCTGACACTATGGGCACAGATCAAAGGATTAAAAAACCGGGAATATGATATCCTGGCACATGAGATAGCTAAAACCATTACCGTCAACAAAAGCCTGGCCGTTGTATTGGGTGTGGCGCCGTTATTGAGTATCAATACCCTCTATACCGTATATTTTTATAGCGCCAATGCCCTGACAGGACTGATGTGGATTTCTATTATACCATTGGTGACCCTGGCTTTTCTGCTGACGTACCTGCACAAGTATACGTGGCATCAACTGGAAAACAACAAGCCGCTGCATATCACTTTTATTGCGGCTGCCGTATTGGTGTTCCTGTTTATTCCGCTCATCTTCCTGGTGAATATCAACCTGATGTTGTTTCCGGAGAAATGGGGTACTATCAAAGGTTTTGTCAGTGCGTTGCTGTTGCCGAATGTATTTCCCCGGTACCTGCATTTCATCTGTGCTTCTCTGGCGGTCACCGGCTTGTTTTTATTCTGGTATACCCGCCGGAAACGTTATCCGTTTGAAACATACTTTACACAGCTTACCCGGTATGATGTACAGAAAAAAGCTTATTCGCTTACGCTTGCCGCTTCTTTGCTCCAGCTGATGATTGGGCCGATTGTACTGATCACGCTACCGGCAAAAGGGGTGAAGTGGAACCTGATCGTAGTCATTGCAGCAGGTGCGGCGATTGCCTTACCGGCGATGTGGCGCATGTGGAAAGCGATTACCGGTCCGCCGGAAGACATACAGCGGCATTTCGGTAAAGTGGTGATAGCGATGACCCTTACGGTGTTATTCATGGGAAGCGGCCGGCATATATATCGTGCCAATGCATTGGCTACCCACCGGCAGCTGGTAGCGGAGAAGACGACTGCTTTTGAAGCCATGTCGGCAACAGCACGCAGTCATGCCCGGGAGGAGCAGGCCGCCGCGGCGCCACCGGCAGCAACAGATCCGGTAGCCAAAGGCACTGCTATTTTTAAAATGAACTGCAGCGCGTGTCATCATCCGCAGCAAAAGCTGATAGGGCCGCCTGTTAAAGAGATGGCGGGTATCTATGCGAATGACAGGGAAGGACTGAAAAAGTGGATCAAAGCGCCGGGAAAAAAACGTGCCGGATATCCGCAAATGCCGGGCTTTCCGCAGTTGTCGGCAGCAGAACTGGACGAATTATCTCAATATATTTTATCCGTTAAATAA